TGAGTGTATGCTCTTAAAAAGGCAAGCTCGCGCGGGGTTAATTCCAAATCTTCTCGCTAATTGTGATTTTGGCTTTCTTTTTTAGTTCCCAAAGGGCACTATACGGTGAGAAAATCCTGTAAATCTGGTAACTTAATGGGCAAACCCGGTCAAAAAGCTGACTTGTTAGAAGTGCATACTTTTCTTCCGCCAGCGCTTGTGCAAGCAAGGGCTGCAATGGTGGGCCCGGGGGGCTTTGAACCCCCGACCACGCGGTTATGAGCCGCGCGCTCTGACCAGGCTGAGCTACGGGCCCATCTGATGGCGCCGCCGCCCGGATTCGAACCGGGGACCGCCGGATTAACAGTCCGGCGCTCTACCAACTAAGCTACGGCGGCTCGACCCAATGTAGGGAATGAAGGGTGCGTTTATAAATTTTGCGGTTTTGAGAAAAGAAAAATTTATAACCGCTCATTCAACTCTTATCCCGTGCCCCGGTAGCCTAGCCTGGCGGGGCGGCGGACTTGTAATCCGCAGGTCGCGGGTTCAAATCCCGCCCGGGGCTCCATCTTCAAACTTTTATCGGTTCTCCGAACGCTCTGTCGCCGGCGTCTCCAAGGCCAGGAAGGATATAGCCCTTGTCGTTAAGCTCTCTGTCTATTGCCGCCACGAACATTTCAACTTCTGGATGGGCATCTTTTATCCTAGTTATCCCCTCTGGAGCGGCTAGAACTCCAACTATGACGTAGCGCTTGGCTTTTCCGTACTTTTTAACCTCGTCTAAAACTTTGATGAGAGTCGAGCCAGTTGCTATCATCGGGTCGGCTATTATGACTGTGTCCTCCGGCTTTATCCGGGGTACCTTGACATACTTCATTTCGATCTCGAATTTCGGCGCCTTTCCTCGGGAGGCGGAGACTATTCCCACTCTC
This Thermococcus stetteri DNA region includes the following protein-coding sequences:
- the upp gene encoding uracil phosphoribosyltransferase produces the protein MKRDERWEGVYSFEDSPFIMEILTGLRDENTGPIEFRKGLVKLGRYMAYEITKTMATERVPIKTPLEETEGIIVKDRRNIVIITVLRAAIPLMEGLIKVFEHARVGIVSASRGKAPKFEIEMKYVKVPRIKPEDTVIIADPMIATGSTLIKVLDEVKKYGKAKRYVIVGVLAAPEGITRIKDAHPEVEMFVAAIDRELNDKGYILPGLGDAGDRAFGEPIKV